The sequence below is a genomic window from Deinococcus humi.
CGCGCTGCCCCGGTAATGCACGGCGACGCCGTAGCCTTCGCGGGCCAGCGCCACGGCCAGCGCCCGCCCGATACCGTGGGCCGAGCCGGTCACCAGTGCGGTGCCCTTCACGCTTGTTCCTGCCCGGCCAGCGCCACCAGCGTGCGCGTGTAGGTGTTCAGCGGGTAAGCAGCGGCTTCCTCCAGCGTGACCCAGGCCCATTCCTCGATTTCCTCGTTGGGCCTGACCTCGGTGCTTTCTGTGCGGGCAAAGTAATCGAAGAGCAGCATGTGGCTGGGCTTGTGGAACTCCGGCGAAAGAACCGCCTCCTGCGTCTGGGCGTACTCGATATCGCGCAGGACCAGCCCGGTCTCCTCGCGGAATTCGCGGGCCACGGCTTCGAGCAGGGTTTCTCCCCAGTCCACCTTGCCGCCCGGCACGCCCCACAGTCCGCGCCACTTGGTCGTCCGGGCCAGCAACACGCGTCCGGTCCCGTCGCGCACCAGCGCCCCCACGCATACCACTGGCCTGTTCATGCGGCCCAGGCTACGTCGAAAGGCAAAGCCAGGGTGTGTGGACGGCCACGGGCAAGCCTTTAGGACAGCAGGGGCAGCAGGTCGGCCATGGGCGAAAGGTCGGCCAGCTTCAGGTCGGCCACCCGCCGCCGCTCGCCGTTGTAGGAGGCAAACTCCGACGCCAGCAATTTCTTTTCCGAGGCCCAGCCGATGATGTAGGCGTGCGCGGAGGCCGCGACCGTGGTCCGCGGTTCGAGGCGCAGGTTGTAGTGGTAATACACTTGGACATTAATGTCGCGCGGCTCGCGGTGGTTGAAAGCTGGCCTGAACTGCCCTGGAATCGCCGCGATGTCGTGGTGGTAGGACAGCGAGGACTTCACCGAACATTTGGCCGCCGTGCCGTCCCTGCGACGAACGACGACATCGTGGCCCAGATCGGGTGTCCTTGCCGCCTTGTCCACAGCAGACACGGCAGTTTTTCCCTGGTTCGTCAGGTACGCGATGACGGCCAGTTCGGCGATCTCACCCATCAGCAGGTTGTGATACTTCTCCAGCGGATCGCGGCCATGCAGGTCTGCCCGGTCCCGCACATGCGGCAGCAGGTATGCACAGGTGGCGGCCGCCGTCTGGACCATTTCCTCGGAGACCAGCTCGCGCAGGGGGATGGCATCCGCCGCAGTTAGGGACACGGACAGACGGCCCCAAAAGCCTCCTGAAGTTCGGATGGGACCGCACAGACCGTGACTCCCTCCAGCGTGATGGCGGTTTCCACGGCCAGCACTTGCCAGGTATAGACGGTCACGGGCCGCCCCGCCTGGCCCACAAGCCGGGTGACCTCTGCCAGGACTTCACGGCTGCTCTCGGTCAGATACACCAACACCCGGTCCTCGCCCCAGTGCTGTTGAATGGCGTAGGCTCTCTGATATTCATGCAGCGCCTGCAGCTCCCGCAATTGCAGGGCGAACCAGAGCTGCTCGTGGACCCTCTCCCCCTCCCCTGCTGGACCACGGGCCGCGCGCAGGTAGGCAAATTCTCCCCCCAGACCCGGCACCTCGACCGGGCCGGAGCGCGTGCGGTAGGAATAGCCTTCGATTGCCCGGCCCACCCGCTCGCGCGTGACCGACTGGCACAGATTCTTCTGCGGCTCCTGGGCTGTGGCCTCGGTAGAGGACACCAGGAGAAATCGACGGTTGGAGCCGGGTTGCTCGGCATTGAGCGCCAGCACGGCGTGCGCGGTGGTGCCGCTGCCCGCGAAGAAATCCAGGACGGTGTCGTCCGGACCCGTCGCCTGCGCGATCAGCGTCTGGATCAGCGACAGCGGTTTGGGATAGCTGAAGCCCACGCCCGCGGTCTGGAGCATCTGTCCAAGGAGGGCTGTGCCCTCGGCATTCAGGCCGCTGTGCAGCACCGTCCGGTCCTCCGCGCCGTCTTCCTCTTTCAGACCGACAATCCAGCTTGAAATCGGCTTGCTGGGCCGCCGGATTTCCGAGCGGAAGCGCTTATAGCCGGGCGTGCCGTAACCCAGCCTCCGCCCGACATACTGGGACAGGTAGGCCGTCTCCTCCTCAGGGGTGTCGTACAGTCCCAGCTGAAGAAAATGCGGAGCGTGGCCCGCCGTGATGGCCGCACGCAATTCCTCCAGCGTGCCATACAGGGCGGTGCGGTCCTTTTTCGGAAAGACAACCCGCCCCTCGCGAATCAGTTGCTCCATGGTCTCGCGCCGCAGCTTCTGTCCCTTCTTCACCAGCCCCTCGGAGGCAAACGCCCAGACCCGCTTGGGATTGGGGGCGTACCACAGGTCCTCCTGCGGGTTGTAAATGGGATAGAAGCCGTTCGGACGCGCGCGGTAATCATGCGATTTGGACAGGTCACCGCGCTTCCACGGCTCGGGATTGCCTGGATCGTGGTCCCGGTAGCCCGACAGATCTTTGTCCAGCCCCGCGAACGAGAAGCCGGGATGCGCATAGCACAGCACGTATTCGTGGTCAACGCTAAGAAAGCTGGGTGGCACGTCGTTGCTGCCCGAACGCCGTCGCCACACGAAAGTGCCCACCTTGCCTCCCGGAAAGACCTGGTCTAGCAGCAGGGTCAGGCGGGCGACCTCGTAATCGTCAATCGACACGAAAAGCACGCCGTCCGGCGTTAGCAACTCCCGCGCCAAGTCCAGGCGCTGGGCCATAAACTCCAGCCAGGCCGAATGGCGATAGGCATCGTCCTTGCCATGATAGCGGTCATGGTAGGCCAACTCTTGGCCCCCGGTGTTGTAGGGGGGATCAATATAGATGCATTTGATCCGGCCCCGGTGGGTCAGCTGCAGAAACTGCAGGGCGTCCAGATTGTCACCCTCGATGATCAGATGACGGTGGGGGGCGTCGCCGACGCTCAGCTCATCGACGAGATCAAGCCTGGGGACAGCCCGTTGCGCCGCGCCCGATTCCTCACGTTCCCAGACCAGCCCGAACTTCCGCTCGGCGTCCCGCTGTTCCAGCAGTTCAATCAGGGCGTCCCGGTCCAGATGGCTATAGCGGGAGTCGGTCAAGGCCAGACCTGAGGGGTCTGGAGAAAGGCTGAACGTTTGGACGGAGTGCGCACGGTAGCTTCAGCATAGATCAACGCTAGAGCAGGCGCGCCATCGGCCTGGGCACAAAAGAGGTGCTAGCCTCACGGCCATGAACCTTAAAACCGAAGACTACCGCGTGAAGGCTGGTAAGGCGGTCAGCCTGAAAAGCTGGAAGACCGACGAAAAGGGCAGCATGGACAAGGAGGTAGGCAAGGTCACAGCCACGCTGCTGGCGGACGAGCTGGCCGAATGGCAGGAGCGCCTGTACGCCGAAAACAAACAGGCTCTGTTGATTGTCCTGCAGGCGCGCGATGCAGGCGGCAAGGACGGTACGGTCAAGCATGTCATAGGGGCGTTCAATCCCAACGGGGTCCGGATCTCCAACTTCAAGGTGCCCTCTGAGGAGGAGCTTGCCCACGATTTCCTGTGGCGCATTCATACCCAGACTCCCAGAAAGGGCATGGTGGCCGTCTTCAACCGCAGCCACTACGAGGATGTGCTGGTCACGCGCGTACATAACTTGATTGACCACCAGACTGCTCAGCAGCGCCTGGAACACATCCGAAATTTCGAGAGCTTACTCACCGACTCGGGCACGCGCGTCCTCAAGTTCTACCTGCACATCAGCAAAGAGGAGCAGGAGGAGCGCCTGCAAGACCGCCTGGACCATCCTGACAAACTGTGGAAGTTCAACGCTGGCGATCTGGAAGAGCGCGCACTGTGGGATGAATA
It includes:
- a CDS encoding NUDIX domain-containing protein, producing MNRPVVCVGALVRDGTGRVLLARTTKWRGLWGVPGGKVDWGETLLEAVAREFREETGLVLRDIEYAQTQEAVLSPEFHKPSHMLLFDYFARTESTEVRPNEEIEEWAWVTLEEAAAYPLNTYTRTLVALAGQEQA
- a CDS encoding site-specific DNA-methyltransferase, producing the protein MTDSRYSHLDRDALIELLEQRDAERKFGLVWEREESGAAQRAVPRLDLVDELSVGDAPHRHLIIEGDNLDALQFLQLTHRGRIKCIYIDPPYNTGGQELAYHDRYHGKDDAYRHSAWLEFMAQRLDLARELLTPDGVLFVSIDDYEVARLTLLLDQVFPGGKVGTFVWRRRSGSNDVPPSFLSVDHEYVLCYAHPGFSFAGLDKDLSGYRDHDPGNPEPWKRGDLSKSHDYRARPNGFYPIYNPQEDLWYAPNPKRVWAFASEGLVKKGQKLRRETMEQLIREGRVVFPKKDRTALYGTLEELRAAITAGHAPHFLQLGLYDTPEEETAYLSQYVGRRLGYGTPGYKRFRSEIRRPSKPISSWIVGLKEEDGAEDRTVLHSGLNAEGTALLGQMLQTAGVGFSYPKPLSLIQTLIAQATGPDDTVLDFFAGSGTTAHAVLALNAEQPGSNRRFLLVSSTEATAQEPQKNLCQSVTRERVGRAIEGYSYRTRSGPVEVPGLGGEFAYLRAARGPAGEGERVHEQLWFALQLRELQALHEYQRAYAIQQHWGEDRVLVYLTESSREVLAEVTRLVGQAGRPVTVYTWQVLAVETAITLEGVTVCAVPSELQEAFGAVCPCP
- a CDS encoding polyphosphate kinase 2 family protein, giving the protein MNLKTEDYRVKAGKAVSLKSWKTDEKGSMDKEVGKVTATLLADELAEWQERLYAENKQALLIVLQARDAGGKDGTVKHVIGAFNPNGVRISNFKVPSEEELAHDFLWRIHTQTPRKGMVAVFNRSHYEDVLVTRVHNLIDHQTAQQRLEHIRNFESLLTDSGTRVLKFYLHISKEEQEERLQDRLDHPDKLWKFNAGDLEERALWDEYTSAYQDALTTSTEAAPWYVIPADHKWFRNLLISQIILDTLKDMNPQFPETDLNPAEIKIK